The proteins below are encoded in one region of Ricinus communis isolate WT05 ecotype wild-type chromosome 6, ASM1957865v1, whole genome shotgun sequence:
- the LOC8278129 gene encoding uncharacterized protein LOC8278129, whose amino-acid sequence MTDFQPLQQKPESTNDARTEFERGLEELMRGHLDGCMSFASCSSTHNQDDEDDEGDQLVRRRRRADLEGDDLAESSAARRRHSRIFSRWAARQAQEMITTIERRNRESELMALAGLHTVSMLDSSFLRESHSPTSRRQGAVERPSTRASSILQMWRELEDEQLLNRARERVRERLRHQRSVESNTNISSTNMSESRGSEIQGSLGDASESENEFGPWPHERLGSQNERGDNNGSSREQSPDLGEVERERVRQIVRGWMESGISDHTSNVSQRNGSPRGEWLGETERERVRIVREWVQMASQQRGGRGGRREDQAAGPDAQADRVVRDGSVADHDEGQPEHIRRDMLRLRGRQAILDLLVRIERERQRELQGLLEHRAVSDFAHRNRIQSLLRGRFLRNERPVEEERPPSMAASELVQLRQRHTVSGLREGFRSRLETIVRGQASGQSDSTPDNNVNDGNDWSQISTSENVQHENNEQPRSQEIDIHRLSDQTDSIENNTTVNHMNWQENGNQGEGWQGQITNDEEQNWQQQNYSQFNEWRNGDAEPMDGNWQENSANHWPQEAAGNVHSEQRRLQEAQEVWRENPSQGAVENWTEGPSDPPRTRRAVPVRRINRFHPPDDDNVYSMELRELLSRRSVSNLLRSGFRESLDHLIQSYVERQGRAPIDWDMHRNLPTPTPTSPERDEDQQRDDQNEDQRDSMNRPSLVLPSPPVPPPQPLWHQDLHHTSWSRHSMHRSELEWEMINDLRADMARLQQGMSHMQRMLEACMDMQLELQRSVRQEVSAALNRSPGEKGLVGAETSEDGSKWGHVRKGTCCVCCDSHIDSLLYRCGHMCTCSKCANELVRGGGKCPLCRAPIVEVIRAYSIL is encoded by the exons ATGACTGATTTTCAACCTCTGCAACAAAAACCTGAATCAACTAATGATGCCCGGACCGAATTCGAGCGAGGATTAGAGGAATTGATGCGTGGACATTTAGATGGTTGTATGTCATTTGCCTCATGTAGCTCCACTCATAATCAGgatgatgaggatgatgaGGGTGATCAGCTTGTTCGTCGGAGACGTAGGGCTGATCTAGAGGGTGATGATTTAGCCGAGTCTTCTGCTGCAAGGAGACGCCATTCACGTATTTTCAGTCGATGGGCAGCTCGCCAAGCTCAGGAAATGATTACCACCATTGAGAGGAGGAATCGTGAGTCGGAGTTGATGGCACTTGCTGGTTTGCATACTGTTTCCATGCTTGATTCCTCATTTTTGAGGGAGTCACATTCACCCACTTCGAGAAGGCAGGGGGCTGTTGAAAGGCCTAGCACTCGGGCATCTTCAATTTTGCAAATGTGGCGGGAGTTGGAGGATGAGCAGTTATTGAATAGGGCACGTGAGAGAGTGAGGGAGAGACTGAGACATCAAAGAAGTGTGGAGTCTAATACTAATATATCGAGTACAAATATGTCAGAGAGTCGAGGAAGTGAGATTCAGGGAAGTTTGGGGGATGCAAGTGAGAGTGAGAATGAGTTTGGACCTTGGCCACATGAGCGGCTGGGGTCGCAGAATGAGCGTGGGGATAATAATGGGTCTAGCAGGGAGCAATCTCCTGACCTTGGTGAAGTTGAGAGGGAAAGAGTGAGGCAGATTGTCCGGGGATGGATGGAGAGTGGCATTAGTGATCATACATCTAACGTGTCTCAAAGGAATGGAAGTCCTAGAGGGGAATGGCTTGGTGAAACAGAACGTGAAAGGGTTAGAATTGTTAGGGAGTGGGTGCAGATGGCAAGTCAGCAGCGAGGAGGTCGTGGGGGACGGAGGGAAGATCAAGCTGCTGGACCTGATGCACAAGCTGACAGAGTTGTTCGTGATGGATCAGTTGCAGACCATGATGAAGGGCAACCAGAGCATATTCGTCGAGACATGCTCCGGCTGCGTGGGCGACAAGCTATACTCGATTTACTTGTGAGGATTGAGCGGGAAAGACAGAGGGAACTTCAGGGATTGTTGGAGCATCGAGCTGTCTCTGATTTTGCTCATCGCAACCGCATTCAG TCATTACTGAGAGGTAGATTCTTGCGAAATGAAAGACCTGTTGAAGAAGAAAGACCACCTTCAATGGCTGCAAGTGAACTAGTCCAATTAAGACAACGTCATACTGTTTCTGGCTTAAG GGAAGGGTTTCGCTCCAGGTTGGAGACTATTGTTCGTGGCCAAGCAAGTGGCCAGTCTGATAGCACACCTGATAACAACGTCAatgatggaaatgattggagTCAAATTAGCACTTCAGAAAATGTTCAACAtgagaacaatgagcaacccAGAAGTCAAGAAATTGACATCCATCGACTGTCTGATCAAACAGATAGCatagaaaacaacacaacTGTAAATCACATGAATTGGCAAGAAAATGGTAATCAAGGCGAGGGTTGGCAAGGACAAATAACAAATGATGAGGAGCAAAACTGGCAACAACAAAACTACAGTCAGTTTAATGAATGGAGAAATGGTGATGCAGAACCTATGGATGGGAATTGGCAAGAAAATTCAGCAAATCATTGGCCCCAGGAAGCAGCTGGAAATGTACATAGTGAACAAAGACGTCTTCAAGAAGCTCAAGAAGTTTGGCGTGAGAATCCTTCTCAGGGAGCCGTAGAAAATTGGACAGAGGGGCCTTCTGATCCTCCAAGAACACGTCGTGCTGTTCCAGTAAGAAGAATTAATAGGTTTCACCCACCTGATGATGATAATGTGTATAGTATGGAGCTTAGGGAACTTTTGAGCAG GAGAAGTGTATCTAATCTTCTTCGCAGTGGTTTCCGTGAAAGTCTGGATCACTTGATACAGTCGTATGTGGAAAGGCAAGGCCGTGCTCCCATTGACTGGGATATGCACAGAAACTTGCCAACACCAACTCCCACTTCACCAGAACGAGATGAGGACCAGCAAAGAGATGATCAAAATGAGGATCAGCGTGATTCTATGAATAGACCTTCATTGGTTCTGCCGTCTCCACCTGTACCCCCACCTCAACCACTGTGGCACCAGGATTTGCATCACACTAGTTGGTCTCGTCATAGCATGCATCGATCTGAACTT GAATGGGAGATGATTAATGATTTGAGAGCAGACATGGCAAGACTTCAGCAAGGAATGAGCCACATGCAGAGGATGTTGGAAGCCTGCATGGATATGCAACTTGAGCTACAACGCTCTGTCAGACAAGAAGTCTCTGCAGCTCTGAATCGCTCACCTGGTGAAAAAG GGTTGGTGGGTGCCGAGACATCTGAAGATGGATCTAAATGGGGTCATGTAAGGAAAGGGACATGTTGCGTTTGTTGTGATAGCCATATCGATTCTTTATTGTACAG ATGTGGACATATGTGCACTTGTTCAAAATGTGCAAATGAATTAGTTCGTGGCGGAGGCAAATGCCCATTGTGTAGAGCGCCGATCGTTGAAGTGATCCGAGCATACTCCATACTGTAA